A single region of the Micropterus dolomieu isolate WLL.071019.BEF.003 ecotype Adirondacks linkage group LG02, ASM2129224v1, whole genome shotgun sequence genome encodes:
- the top3a gene encoding DNA topoisomerase 3-alpha isoform X2: MREGMSKFNKIYEYEYHLFGQNVTVTMTSVSGHLLGLEFKAPFQKWHSCNPVLLFDAEVEKYCPDNMLQIKRTLEKEVRQCQALVIWTDCDREGENIGFEIIDVCKAVKPNLQVFRAKFSEITPSSIQRASETLTAPDANISDAVDVRQELDLRIGASFTRFQTLRLQKIFPESLANQLISYGSCQFPTLGFVVERFKAIQAFIPETFYKIKVLHEVEEDTVEFSWKRNRLFNHTACLVLYQICMEDPIATVTSVTSKPKSKWRPLPLDTVELEKLASRKLRINAKETMKIAEKLYTQGYISYPRTETNIFPANLALGPLVEQQTQSPVWGTFAQRVMDQPGGPNPRQGKKSDQAHPPIHPTKYSNTLQGNEGRVYEFIVRHFLACVSQDALGNETVVEIDIAQEKFSTSGLMILARNYLDVYPYDRWSSKLIPVYEQGSQFQPSAIEMVDGQTSPPQLLTEADLISLMEKHGIGTDATHAEHIETIKSRMYVGLTADQRFLPGELGMGLVEGYNSMGYEMSKPNLRAELEADLKLVSEGRKDKHSVLQHYIQKYKTVFIESAKKAKKLDEALSPYLGAAQQITEAEQQDMEIPLPVRKCPHCGRDMVLKKKREGNSKYLSCVGYPACKTAVWFPDTVLEVSRDDSICPTCQPHPVHMLKFTFRRGSLPPMMPLEFVGCIGGCDETLREVLDLKYLRAGGVGGGGGGGGRGEGPRPPGPRPPRPEPPRAPRSNPRPSLPPVPSWNPQPRPPPGGGGVGPDTNSDVIVCNCGQDALLLTVRKDGPNQGRQFYKCNAGSCNFFLWADQPSQQGAPQSRGPPLQPPQTYQPPRPSLGFRDNSGGGRGQEGGSGGHVGHTMCNCNETAVTRTVQKDGPNKGRMFHTCGKPRDQQCGFFQWADENEPPPGGFGGGFNGGGDGGKKGRKITGDAAANKPPAAKKPRTCGICHMPGHTRVTCPQR, from the exons ATG AGGGAAGGGATGTCAAAGTTCAATAAAATCTATGAGTATGAGTATCATCTCTTTGGTCAG AATGTGACAGTAACAATGACGTCAGTATCAGGCCATTTACTGGGTCTGGAGTTTAAAGCGCCGTTCCAGAAATG GCACAGTTGCAATCCTGTGCTGTTATTTGATGCTGAGGTGGAGAAGTATTGTCCAGATAACATGCTACAAATCAAG CGGACACTAGAGAAAGAGGTGAGGCAGTGCCAGGCCTTAGTCATCTGGACTGATtgtgacagagagggagaaaacatCGGCTTTGAAATCATAGATGTCTGCAAAGCAG TAAAGCCCAATTTACAAGTCTTTCGAGCAAAGTTTTCTGAGATCACCCCCAGCTCCATTCAGAGAGCCAGTGAGACTTTAACAGCGCCAGATGCTAACATCAGTGATGCTGTCGACGTCCGTCAGGAGCTGGACCTGCGGATAG GTGCGTCCTTCACTCGGTTCCAGACGCTTCGCCTGCAGAAGATCTTTCCAGAGTCTCTGGCCAATCAGCTGATCTCGTACGGCAGCTGTCAGTTTCCCACTCTGGGCTTTGTGGTGGAGCGCTTCAAAGCCATCCAGGCTTTCATCCCTGAGACTTTCTATAAGATCAAAG TGCTgcatgaggtggaggaggacACTGTAGAGTTCAGCTGGAAAAGAAACCGCCTCTTCAACCACACAGCTTGCCTGGTGCTCTATCAGATATGCATGGAG GATCCCATAGCAACAGTCACCTCAGTAACCAGCAAACCCAAGAGCAAGTGGAGACCGCTGCCTTTGGACACAGTG GAACTGGAAAAGCTGGCATCTCGTAAGCTACGAATAAATGCCAAAGAGACTATGAAAATTGCAGAAAAGCTCTATACCCAAGG GTACATCAGCTACCCCCGTACAGAGACAAATATTTTTCCTGCAAACCTGGCTCTCGGCCCCCTGGTAGAGCAACAGACACAAAGCCCGGTCTGGGGGACGTTCGCCCAGCGGGTAATGGACCAGCCTGGGGGTCCCAACCCGCGGCAGGGCAAGAAATCTGACCAAGCCCACCCCCCCATACACCCCACCAAGTACTCCAATACACTACAG GGCAATGAAGGTCGCGTGTATGAGTTCATTGTCCGGCACTTCTTGGCTTGCGTATCCCAGGATGCTTTGGGGAACGAGACTGTGGTGGAAATAGACATTGCCCAGGAGAAGTTCTCCACCTCGGGACTCATGATCCTTGCAAGAAACTACCTGGATGTTTACCCGTATGACAGGTGGAGCTCCAAG CTGATTCCAGTGTATGAGCAAGGCTCCCAGTTCCAGCCCAGCGCTATCGAGATGGTGGACGGACAGACGAGTCCTCCGCAGCTGCTCACTGAAGCTGACCTCATATCACTGATGGAGAAGCACGGCATTG GCACAGATGCAACCCACGCAGAGCATATCGAGACTATAAAGAGTCGCATGTATGTGGGCTTGACAGCTGACCAGAGGTTTCTCCCTGGAGAGCTCGGCATGGGACTGGTGGAGG ggtACAACTCCATGGGCTATGAGATGTCCAAACCAAACCTGCGTGCTGAATTGGAGGCGGACCTCAAGCTGGTATCAGAGGGCAGGAAGGACAAACACAGCGTGCTGCAGCACTACATCCAGAAATACAAGACTGTCTTCATTGAATCCGCCAAGAAGGCAAAAAA GCTAGATGAAGCTCTGTCGCCATATCTGGGTGCAGCTCAGCAGATCACcgaggcagagcagcaggacaTGGAGATCCCGCTGCCGGTCAGGAAGTGCCCTCACTGTGGGCGGGACATGGtgctgaagaagaagagggagggtAACAG TAAGTACCTATCCTGCGTGGGCTACCCAGCCTGTAAGACAGCAGTGTGGTTCCCCGACACGGTGCTGGAGGTCAGCAGAGATGACAGCATTTGTCCCACCTGTCAGCCGCACCCTGTTCACAT GTTGAAGTTCACGTTTCGCAGGGGCAGCCTCCCTCCCATGATGCCTTTAGAGTTTGTTGGCTGCATCGGTGGATGTGATGAGACGCTAAGAGAGGTGCTGGACCTGAAATATCTCAGAGCAGGGGGAGTGGGAGgcggtggaggaggtggaggaagaggagagggccCTCGTCCACCAGGTCCAAGGCCACCCAGACCAGAGCCACCCAGAGCCCCAAGATCAAATCCTCGACCTTCCCTTCCTCCTGTCCCCTCCTGGAACCCCCAGCCACGACCTCCACCGGGTGGCGGGGGTGTCGGTCCAGACACCAACAGTGATGTCATTGTGTGTAACTGTGGTCAGGATGCCCTCCTCCTGACCGTGCGCAAAGATGGCCCCAACCAAGGTCGCCAGTTCTACAAGTGCAACGCTGGGAGCTGCAACTTCTTTCTTTGGGCAGATCAGCCAAGTCAGCAGGGGGCACCCCAGAGTCGAGGGCCTCCGCTGCAACCACCACAGACTTACCAGCCTCCGAGGCCCTCTCTGGGGTTCAGGGACAACTCTGGGGGAGGTAGGGGGCAGGAAGGGGGCTCAGGAGGACATGTGGGACACACGATGTGTAACTGTAATGAGACAGCCGTGACGCGCACGGTTCAGAAGGACGGACCAAACAAGGGCCGGATGTTCCACACCTGCGGGAAACCAAGAGACCAACAGTGTGGCTTCTTCCAGTGGGCTGATGAGAACGAACCTCCACCAG GTGGCTTTGGTGGTGGATTTAATGGTGGTGGAGACGGCGGGAAGAAGGGAAGGAAGATAACCGGAGATGCCGCCGCTAACAAACCTCCTGCTGCTAAGAAACCTCGTACCTGCGGCATCTGCCACATGCCTGGTCACACCCGGGTCACATGTCCTCAGCGGTGA
- the top3a gene encoding DNA topoisomerase 3-alpha isoform X1, with translation MLVHLVGRHLLLRSGLRRLGIQRRCFCATQSDRGPDNPQQADMIRNRAQIKRVLCVAEKNDAAKGISEIMSSGRSRRREGMSKFNKIYEYEYHLFGQNVTVTMTSVSGHLLGLEFKAPFQKWHSCNPVLLFDAEVEKYCPDNMLQIKRTLEKEVRQCQALVIWTDCDREGENIGFEIIDVCKAVKPNLQVFRAKFSEITPSSIQRASETLTAPDANISDAVDVRQELDLRIGASFTRFQTLRLQKIFPESLANQLISYGSCQFPTLGFVVERFKAIQAFIPETFYKIKVLHEVEEDTVEFSWKRNRLFNHTACLVLYQICMEDPIATVTSVTSKPKSKWRPLPLDTVELEKLASRKLRINAKETMKIAEKLYTQGYISYPRTETNIFPANLALGPLVEQQTQSPVWGTFAQRVMDQPGGPNPRQGKKSDQAHPPIHPTKYSNTLQGNEGRVYEFIVRHFLACVSQDALGNETVVEIDIAQEKFSTSGLMILARNYLDVYPYDRWSSKLIPVYEQGSQFQPSAIEMVDGQTSPPQLLTEADLISLMEKHGIGTDATHAEHIETIKSRMYVGLTADQRFLPGELGMGLVEGYNSMGYEMSKPNLRAELEADLKLVSEGRKDKHSVLQHYIQKYKTVFIESAKKAKKLDEALSPYLGAAQQITEAEQQDMEIPLPVRKCPHCGRDMVLKKKREGNSKYLSCVGYPACKTAVWFPDTVLEVSRDDSICPTCQPHPVHMLKFTFRRGSLPPMMPLEFVGCIGGCDETLREVLDLKYLRAGGVGGGGGGGGRGEGPRPPGPRPPRPEPPRAPRSNPRPSLPPVPSWNPQPRPPPGGGGVGPDTNSDVIVCNCGQDALLLTVRKDGPNQGRQFYKCNAGSCNFFLWADQPSQQGAPQSRGPPLQPPQTYQPPRPSLGFRDNSGGGRGQEGGSGGHVGHTMCNCNETAVTRTVQKDGPNKGRMFHTCGKPRDQQCGFFQWADENEPPPGGFGGGFNGGGDGGKKGRKITGDAAANKPPAAKKPRTCGICHMPGHTRVTCPQR, from the exons ATGCTAGTGCATCTCGTCGGGAGACATTTGCTTCTTCGATCGGGACTACGCCGGCTAGGGATCCAACGGAGGTGTTTCTGTGCGACGCAGAGTGACCGGGGTCCGGACAATCCGCAGCAGGCAGACATGATCCGAAACCGGGCTCAGATCAAGCGCGTCCTCTGCGTAGCCGAGAAGAACGATGCAGCCAAAGGCATCTCGGAGATCATGTCCAGCGGCAGGTCCAGGAGG AGGGAAGGGATGTCAAAGTTCAATAAAATCTATGAGTATGAGTATCATCTCTTTGGTCAG AATGTGACAGTAACAATGACGTCAGTATCAGGCCATTTACTGGGTCTGGAGTTTAAAGCGCCGTTCCAGAAATG GCACAGTTGCAATCCTGTGCTGTTATTTGATGCTGAGGTGGAGAAGTATTGTCCAGATAACATGCTACAAATCAAG CGGACACTAGAGAAAGAGGTGAGGCAGTGCCAGGCCTTAGTCATCTGGACTGATtgtgacagagagggagaaaacatCGGCTTTGAAATCATAGATGTCTGCAAAGCAG TAAAGCCCAATTTACAAGTCTTTCGAGCAAAGTTTTCTGAGATCACCCCCAGCTCCATTCAGAGAGCCAGTGAGACTTTAACAGCGCCAGATGCTAACATCAGTGATGCTGTCGACGTCCGTCAGGAGCTGGACCTGCGGATAG GTGCGTCCTTCACTCGGTTCCAGACGCTTCGCCTGCAGAAGATCTTTCCAGAGTCTCTGGCCAATCAGCTGATCTCGTACGGCAGCTGTCAGTTTCCCACTCTGGGCTTTGTGGTGGAGCGCTTCAAAGCCATCCAGGCTTTCATCCCTGAGACTTTCTATAAGATCAAAG TGCTgcatgaggtggaggaggacACTGTAGAGTTCAGCTGGAAAAGAAACCGCCTCTTCAACCACACAGCTTGCCTGGTGCTCTATCAGATATGCATGGAG GATCCCATAGCAACAGTCACCTCAGTAACCAGCAAACCCAAGAGCAAGTGGAGACCGCTGCCTTTGGACACAGTG GAACTGGAAAAGCTGGCATCTCGTAAGCTACGAATAAATGCCAAAGAGACTATGAAAATTGCAGAAAAGCTCTATACCCAAGG GTACATCAGCTACCCCCGTACAGAGACAAATATTTTTCCTGCAAACCTGGCTCTCGGCCCCCTGGTAGAGCAACAGACACAAAGCCCGGTCTGGGGGACGTTCGCCCAGCGGGTAATGGACCAGCCTGGGGGTCCCAACCCGCGGCAGGGCAAGAAATCTGACCAAGCCCACCCCCCCATACACCCCACCAAGTACTCCAATACACTACAG GGCAATGAAGGTCGCGTGTATGAGTTCATTGTCCGGCACTTCTTGGCTTGCGTATCCCAGGATGCTTTGGGGAACGAGACTGTGGTGGAAATAGACATTGCCCAGGAGAAGTTCTCCACCTCGGGACTCATGATCCTTGCAAGAAACTACCTGGATGTTTACCCGTATGACAGGTGGAGCTCCAAG CTGATTCCAGTGTATGAGCAAGGCTCCCAGTTCCAGCCCAGCGCTATCGAGATGGTGGACGGACAGACGAGTCCTCCGCAGCTGCTCACTGAAGCTGACCTCATATCACTGATGGAGAAGCACGGCATTG GCACAGATGCAACCCACGCAGAGCATATCGAGACTATAAAGAGTCGCATGTATGTGGGCTTGACAGCTGACCAGAGGTTTCTCCCTGGAGAGCTCGGCATGGGACTGGTGGAGG ggtACAACTCCATGGGCTATGAGATGTCCAAACCAAACCTGCGTGCTGAATTGGAGGCGGACCTCAAGCTGGTATCAGAGGGCAGGAAGGACAAACACAGCGTGCTGCAGCACTACATCCAGAAATACAAGACTGTCTTCATTGAATCCGCCAAGAAGGCAAAAAA GCTAGATGAAGCTCTGTCGCCATATCTGGGTGCAGCTCAGCAGATCACcgaggcagagcagcaggacaTGGAGATCCCGCTGCCGGTCAGGAAGTGCCCTCACTGTGGGCGGGACATGGtgctgaagaagaagagggagggtAACAG TAAGTACCTATCCTGCGTGGGCTACCCAGCCTGTAAGACAGCAGTGTGGTTCCCCGACACGGTGCTGGAGGTCAGCAGAGATGACAGCATTTGTCCCACCTGTCAGCCGCACCCTGTTCACAT GTTGAAGTTCACGTTTCGCAGGGGCAGCCTCCCTCCCATGATGCCTTTAGAGTTTGTTGGCTGCATCGGTGGATGTGATGAGACGCTAAGAGAGGTGCTGGACCTGAAATATCTCAGAGCAGGGGGAGTGGGAGgcggtggaggaggtggaggaagaggagagggccCTCGTCCACCAGGTCCAAGGCCACCCAGACCAGAGCCACCCAGAGCCCCAAGATCAAATCCTCGACCTTCCCTTCCTCCTGTCCCCTCCTGGAACCCCCAGCCACGACCTCCACCGGGTGGCGGGGGTGTCGGTCCAGACACCAACAGTGATGTCATTGTGTGTAACTGTGGTCAGGATGCCCTCCTCCTGACCGTGCGCAAAGATGGCCCCAACCAAGGTCGCCAGTTCTACAAGTGCAACGCTGGGAGCTGCAACTTCTTTCTTTGGGCAGATCAGCCAAGTCAGCAGGGGGCACCCCAGAGTCGAGGGCCTCCGCTGCAACCACCACAGACTTACCAGCCTCCGAGGCCCTCTCTGGGGTTCAGGGACAACTCTGGGGGAGGTAGGGGGCAGGAAGGGGGCTCAGGAGGACATGTGGGACACACGATGTGTAACTGTAATGAGACAGCCGTGACGCGCACGGTTCAGAAGGACGGACCAAACAAGGGCCGGATGTTCCACACCTGCGGGAAACCAAGAGACCAACAGTGTGGCTTCTTCCAGTGGGCTGATGAGAACGAACCTCCACCAG GTGGCTTTGGTGGTGGATTTAATGGTGGTGGAGACGGCGGGAAGAAGGGAAGGAAGATAACCGGAGATGCCGCCGCTAACAAACCTCCTGCTGCTAAGAAACCTCGTACCTGCGGCATCTGCCACATGCCTGGTCACACCCGGGTCACATGTCCTCAGCGGTGA